The Quercus lobata isolate SW786 chromosome 9, ValleyOak3.0 Primary Assembly, whole genome shotgun sequence region AACTGATTTTAGATCTTTACAGCTAGGAATCAGCATGTAATTAGTATTAAGTTAATTGAGATTAAAAGAAAGacatgtaaaatattatatttatatttgtaggCGTTGATGATTTAATAGCAAATTGCCGAGTTGGGACAACAACAAAGGAAAAGCTTACGAGAGTAATAGAATGGTTACAGCGGTCTGGATCCACTCTTTGCAATCTTAACGTGCACAGTGATCAAGTATTCTATTTACCCTTTTATGTTTACctctattttcaaatttgatataATCTATTAATGTGGCTAATAATAGGAATCTGTTGCTTATGGAGCATGgatgcaattttcttttaaatgaatCAATTTGTGGAAAatgttatcttcttcttttttggtggtTATGAATCTGTGTTGAGTTGTGTCCAAGTCATTTTATTGCATGCATATAAATTTGGCCATCGTTGCTACTTTGTTTTTTGGTAAATGCTTCTTCACTTTGTGGTTCTGTTGTCTATACTTGGCTTCTTTTTGTAGTCCCACTGGTCACTCTAATTCACATAAAATGAACAGTGAGTAAAGTCACATGTTCTGCCTTTGGCTTCTTGATTTCATGTTTACTCTGTGgtatatattatgcatcttatgaTATCATATTTTGAACCCATTTTGGTTTTCTAGGTAACCACAGATTCCTGCATGAAGATACATTCTTACCCTGATAAAATATCTCACAGTTTGTGTTAAGCTCAAAACTGTGTGGGATATCAGTAGCATTTCTGCAATTGACAGATACTACTTTCATTTGGAGAATTATATTACCATATATGATATGCTTATGCTTATAAAGCTTTGATGCCCCCAAGTGTTCTCATTGCTTTTCTATTGCTTGTGACCCTGGGTGATAAATgggttgtttgtttgtgttggttTTTCAATATTCAATCATATCTGCATCTTCAGTTCTTGTCTGGCCTTCATGTTAGACTGCATCATTTAACTCTTTGGAGGAAATTACTGATAACAACTTGTGCAGAAAAAGGGGCATTTTTTAAGAAACTGGAAAGTGCTGGAAGAGATGAAATCTAGGGACTGTTATTCCCTTTCCGAAGTAACTCATCTATCCAACTCCTGCAAGGCAGTTTTCCATGCATCGGTTGGTGAAATTTTTCTGCCATTTACTCAGAAACCTCTGGGTGATTCCGAGAAGGAAAAGATGTTTATCAGCAGGAGATTATATAAAACAGGAGACACTAGTTTAGTAGAGGATCTCATTTGCACAGGCTGCCAGCTTTGTGGTTCCCCTTTGGATTTGGAGTACAGGTATAaaacattatattttatgctttgttgCAGTGGCAATCTATAACATTGAATATCTTTTGCCTTTCATTGTAGCAAGTCCATGTTTGAACAAAATTCCATTCCACGATATTGCTCAGAAAGTTCAAACCGCCTTCATGCAGTGAGCTTGATATATAGGCCCCTTATGGTATGGTTTTGTTCTTGTACTATTTTGATTTACATATTATTTTCCTCATTAAAACAATAAAGTTCCACACCTTTTTTCCTTGATGGAAAACCATGTGTTCACTGAGGTTACCCGCGATTATTCTTTGCTCTGACTTCAATTCTCCAATGTTTCTTCAGAGTATATGGTCATTTTCACATGACCAACATCATTTAGCAGTCATTCACATGctttaattaaaatgatgaaaaactcggaaaaaagcccaaaaaaaaaaacactgaaatGATGAAAGGGGAAGTACTAATCATTTTGGATTCATTCAGTAGAGCTAGACAAGGACTAAttgatattaatatattatctaTTGGAGAACTGCAGAATACAAAGCCAACAAAAGTACGAGCTTGTATTTCTCATATGGATACCTAATTCTTGAAATATAAGGTGTATGCCAAGCAGAAAAGGATGGGATCAACCATCACTTGATATAGAAGACGAATGATTTTTGAACCTAAAACcttctaaaatatgttttaaaaaaatggacttGCACCATTTCTATGAATATAAACAATGGGCAgactaatttattattactgATAGGATGAAGATTGCCTGATAAACTAGTGTGCAGGCAGAATTTCTGGTTTGATGCCCAATCCTAATGTTATTACATTTTGTCCTTTTCAGAGTACTTGAAACCaataaactcaaactcaaatggCATTTTCACTAGGTGGGTGTGAAATGAATTGCTGGTTTGATGCCCAATCCTAATGTTATTACATTTTGTCCTTTTCAGAGTACTTGAAACCaataaactcaaactcaaatggCATTTTCACTAGGTGGGTGTGAAATTACCCCCCCAAAAAACCATGGAATACAGTGTATGAGATCTCAACAATCTGGTGACTTAGAAAGCCAAAGCTTTCATGGAGATGGACCTTAATGGTGGTTTATATCTTATTAGAAAAACTCAACAATGGCTAATCAATCATCCACCAAAGGATTTGATAGGGGGACCTTTTATGTGGTTGCGGATtccttttatttgtaaattaaaTTGTCCTCCTTTCACTGTTTCAGAAAGGAAATCATTGCAGAGGCTGGATAAAATATATATCTCATTAACAAAAACTGAACGAACATCCAAATGaacttataataattttattttagattcttaTTCATTATCAACATTAATCATCTTGCAATTGGTAACTACTTTAGATTCTGTTAGTTTTTGCATGTTCTTATATGTTTTCAACGTGTTAAGCTAATCTTTGCATTCAACTGCAGTTGTATGTATGGGATGAATCAGAATACTTGCCCTTACTTGTCAGGAACAAGGCTGCAGAAATCTTGTTTGGAAACATTAGGGCTGAAAGGGTCTACTTATGCTATAGAGAGGAAAAGCACGATTGGCAGCCTGATCCAAAAGATGTTCACAAGGACAGGCATTTTTGCACTAGAGTCTCAAATCACCCCAAAGCTGCTGCTGGATTTCCAGGTTCTTTTTCATCAGATCCAGAGATGAGTCTCAAAGGGAAGGGAAAACAAAGTTGTGACAAAAAGATGAACCTGTATTTCATTTggttattttttctaaaattgttgCTACAACAAGGAAAGAACAGtcctttgaagtttgaagtcACTGTAAATGCCAGCTTAGATAGGGAAAATGGGAGGTTTCAAATGGTTTCCATGTCGATGCCATGCTTCAGAGCAAAATGATCCAAAGTACATTTCATTCCTGGAATCTGTGGAATTTATGTTACAGTATCTTCTTATATGGATAACCGTTCAAAAAAATCCATTATAACATACACGTGCGAGTCATGCGACAGATGAGTTTAATTACCTTGACAGATTAAGAATATGAACACAGGGAAGTACTTGGAGATGTTTAGCCAATGCTCTCTTTAAGCGAGTAAAAATCATTGTAAATATAAGATGGTCAACTTGGCAACTAAGCATTTCAATGACCTCctcttccaaattaaaatatgatcaCAGGGCAGTACTTGGAGATCTTTAGTCAATGTATACAGCTCACTTTAAGCAAATTATAGTTATCATGAAATGTAAGATGGTCAACTTTACGTTTATTTGTAACTAAATAACTTGCAAGTCCTAGTAGGGTCATTTTTTCTATGTATTAGCTTATTCTTTGACAAaaactttacttgtaattgggtagatctaagttgaGTTTAATATATCAAGAAGTATGCTACTTAGAGAcatcaagtggtatcattaaaaacatgaagattgattcaagaaataagtgaagaaaagccGTTTCATTAAATCTTGACACAAGCTCAATTTGTCGAGAActacaaattcaaaattctcaaaTATGAATTTCGGCCCAGGATGATTTaaatgattagggtttctctctctataaccctattcatatatatatatatatatatatatataaaagtcatCAAGTATGGAAACTGAAACCTAAAACTCATATACTTTATGTGAAGCTAGTGCATTTGTTGGCcatagagttttgtaaccaagtgcttcctgatcttcatcgtttataaagtaaagaactttgcaaccaacaacaatAAATTAAGTTGCTaaagttagtcacatactaggatccgtgcaaagGAATAGTtacagattggagatttgtgcaaagTAAAGAAGTTTGCTACAAGATCAAGTTTAATTGGGGATTGCAACCAACAACAATCAATTAAGTTGCTAAAATTAGTCAtatactaggatccgtgcaacGGAATAGTTAcaaattggagatttgtgcaaagCAAAGAAGTCCGTTATAAGATCAAGTTTATTTGGGTATTGAAGCGAAAGTTCAACTATAAGTCAGTATTTTAGGATAGGCCAGGGTAATGGTAAAATTCCTCATACTTATTActgcttgattattgattaatgGATTCTTAGAGTAATAGCATTAAATTCATCCGATGAGATTTTTGTCTTACAAGAGATTTTCTCGATTCATCAACTAATAACcgagttatttattttctattgcatattagttatttggtgatttattaGTGCCTCTTTGATTTATTGGTGAtctattttaacccaacaaatccacttatttttCAAGTGATTTAGAGATTTTTCATGGTGAACTAAATGTGTAGAGATCACCTGCAGAAGCATATTCTCAGCTAAACAAACCAGGCCCTTTCTCCCGTCTCCAAACAATAAATCAACATAAAGTGACACAAAAACTTAAGTATTATTAGCTGAATAGTTTTGCAGCTGATTAGTTGGAGTTTACCGCCAACAACTCTAGAGTGATTTTTAATGCAATGAACAAGTGAACATAGAAATCataggaaaagaaatttttttcacttatcaAAGAAATATTCATCTTTTACAGCAAAGCAAGTTGAAACAAACTGAAAGCTTCCGAACATGAGGCATCTGACTATAAGCTTGACATCAAGACTCTGCTCCAGTCTCAGCAAGAGAAGCATCAGCTGCAGAATTTTGAGCTTCTAACAGCTGCATCTGGCGTTCTGCATGTTCTCTTTCGCAGGCAGTGATTCCCATGATAATATCAAGCATCGTACCAGTTGTGCCGAAGAACACAAGGGGTGCTGGAGATTTCCGTTTTATACCCACTGGAATTGCTAGCAAAGCCCCTGCTACTGAAAATACCCATGTGCCCAGAGCGCTGCGAGCATTTGACACTCAGTAACAAccatcacatttttatttataacactcaatatattaaaaatagaaaaggacATTTATCTACCATGTCAAGCAAACACCTGAGATATGACCCcataaaatgaaaacaagataatggttttttgcttttcataaataaataaaggatagCAAGGGTTGGGAAATAAACATTTTGATAGAATTTCTAGTTTTTCTTCCCTTAAAGTAATAGATGGATGAAACTAGCAAAGCAATCGAAATGAGAAGCACAAAGCTAACTCCAGAAAATTATTATGCCAATTGGCCATTTAAAGTTAGAAAGGTAGGACTAGGAGGTGAGGATGAAGGAGGTTCAAGATATCAAACTTTTAatcacacaaacacacccattTCACTGTACTCTTGGTTTAACACAATAACATAGCAAGAAAGATAAAAAcgaatataatatatatattgatgatgccgaaaatagtatcaccagtgagtcacacgttcctcgtacgatcaaacggcacctgcacaacgaaaaggaagaacctagcagagagtaccggtgtggtaccggccaaacaccctccgaaggtcaagttagaactattctcactgctctagagtgctagagagggtaaattatgcgtacctcagtttgtgaggatgcttgggcttttatactagtagaaggttgacctctttaccttggagtagaagtcctttccttataggagtccttttgagcgtattttacgggatcttttccttatggggatcctttaaatattatctagcgtgggaaGCAAGTAAACTTGTGCCCGGTCCGTCAGCCTCAATTTTCCTCCGTCACCTTTGTTATACCGTTAGCATTTGAGCCGTCAACCACGGAGTCAGCTGATCCTATGACCGTCAGCATAAGCACCGTCTACTACGcccaaagaaaaagtattaattCGTCGGCTTTATGTCCGTGTGGTTTAAGCtctccttttatcctcatcagttgccccctactcTACATGTTCGACGAGTAAGACCGTCAGCATGTGGAGTTAGAAGATgattagagaaaaatcaaatatgaacgACTCCTCGATCTTCGAGCTATTAAATGCAAGGTCACGTGGCATTCAGTCGTTGGCCTCGTTTCTGGGCGCGGGCGTCGTCTCGTCTTCCGTGCGTTTTCTCTCCTGTATAAATACCACGCCCCTTGACTCATTTCATCATTTCAACCTCGCTGGTTTTTTAAGAGAGAATCCGTCACCCTTACCTCCAATTTGATCCGTCAGCTGTTATCAACACCGTCACTTTCAAGGTCGTTCCATCCATTCAAGATCTGCTTCACCTGTAAgttcttctttccttctcttcgcttttttctcccttttttatttttgtctgaAAAAACAAAGTCAGTCTAGGAACTTAGAGCAtatccgtcacttgtaggtagtcagatgtcgaGTGACGCGTCGAGTGATCAGTCATCAGTCCGCGATGGAGCGGGCTACGATGAATTCTTTGGCTCAGGTCAAGAGTCCGACGGCTTTTCTGAATCGTCAGGAAAGGAAACGTCAGCCCAGTCCCTTAGTATTGATGTAGAAGGCCAAGTTGAGGAAGTTAGGGATAAAGTGTTAAGTGAGGTTGAGGTCGAGAGGAGAGACGAGGAAATTTGTGTGGACGGGAACGGGGATGAAGGCGACGAGGAGTCGGATAGTGACGGGAGTAGGGACGAGGGTAACGAGGTTAGTAGTGACGGAAATGAGGATGAAGGTGACGACGAGTCCTGTGATGGAACTTCAGGGAGTTCTGGAGGTAACCGTCCCTTCATCCTCCCGGAGGAGTGGGCCGTCAATAAATTCCTTCCAAAGATGAGCAACAGAGTTTTTAACGAGTTGCGTACCCGTTTCCAAATCCCAGACCACATTCCTATCCGTCTCCCTCGAAAAAATGAGAAGTGTTATACAGGGAGGACTGCTGATGTGGGGATGTACGATGCCATGTTTGCTGCTGGCCTTAGATTACCACTGACGGCTTTACACCGTCAGCTAGCGGATTTCTTGGGATTGTCCGTCAGCCAAATTGCTCCGaatgcctggaggatttttattgGTGCTGAGATCCTTTGGGGTCGCTTGAGTGGGGGGAACCGTCAGCTTTCGCTAGACGAGTTCTTTTATTGCTACAGACCCCAGCATAAAGTATCTGCCAAGGGGACCTACCATTTTGCTCCACGTGAGAAGAGCTTAAGATTAGTGTTTGATATGCCAGACTCCAATAGAAATTGGAAgaatagatttttctttgttaaagggACGGATTGGGTGTGCCGTCCAGGTGAGTGGGATACACTGCCTGGCGGTTATTTTGATAACACTTGGGCCTATATTAGGGAGTCAGGTTGCCCCCTTGTCCTTCTTCTTACCGTCTCTTTTCATTTATCAGGGAGTTTTCTTGAGTCCGTCTCCTTTAACACCGTCTATTCCCTTTTATTTCAGCTAGCGCTCGCCCGGAGATATCTGACGAACAAAGGGAATTTATCCGTCGGATACTTGGCATACCGCTTGAGCAACGGAAGTGTAGGGACTTAATCACCCTAGACACTCTCCATTTGTATTGTGGGGGTCCAGAGCCGACGGTTGAAGCTCGGAAGTTGGAAGAATTTTCTCGTAAACGTAAGTCGAAGCCTTACATGACCCGTCGGTTTATTTCTTTCGTCGGCTATTACTGATCCgtcaatttattttgtgtagAGATGGAAGCTGCGAAGCAAAGGGTGAGGGCCGCTGCAGCCcgtaagaaggaggaggagaaagctAAGGGAAAAGAAGGAGCGTCAACCCCTCATTCCTCTTTGAAGAGTTCAGTTAAGAGGAAGGCTGACGGAAAGGACGATCCTCCTTCTAAGAAGGTAGCTGTCAGTGCTGGGGATGTGCCTTCCACGAAGTCGCCTCCCAAGTCTGGTCACGGTGCTGGGAAAGGAGTGATGACCTCTTCCGGTCCCGTCATTGAGGGACCCCGTTGCTTGCTGACCCACAAGGATTATGCTGTTGAGGGGGTAGAATCCCTCATAAAACAGACGGATCTGGACCCTTGTGCTCAGCTAGGGACGGAAGACCTGGGGGCGTCAGCTTTCTTTGACATAGCACGGGTATGCTTTTtactttgattaatttaatgtttGCCTTGCTTTATGGCTGACGGTTTTACTTCCTTCAGGCcttggttcgtgtaaaagcaCTTCAAGACCGGTGCGTGGCCAAAGAAGGCGTCGTTTCTCGGGTTAGGAGGCATAACGCCAATCTGATGGATCAGCAAGCGCAATATAAGGAGGCCGTCCGTCTCTTAAACTCAGAGCTGAAGGATGTAAAGGAGAAGTTGGGGGAGGCTGAGGGTCAGCAGAAGAAGCTTGAGGAGGAGGTTTCATCCTTACGTGCACAAGTAGAGACGGCTGGGACTGACGCGGTCCAAAAATTCAAGACAACCCAGTCATTTATTGATTCCTGCGCTGATTATTACGGCACAGGTTTCGACGATTGTCTGAAGCAGGTAGCGTCAGCTTATCCAGAGTTGGATCTATCCGGAATTACCATGGATGCCTCCGTGCCGATGACTCCTGCTCGTGAAACTGTTGCTGACAAAGGTGACGGACCCCTTAGTTTGGACTCTTTGCTTAATGATGCCGGAGTTATTTTGGCTCAGCCAGCCGTCACTATCCCTGCCGAGTCTTCAGATGCGGCGCAAATTGCCAAGGATAAAGCTGACAGGGTCTCCAAGGATGTTCCTGCCACTTAACCCTGGCTtttctattgtaatttttgaacaatgtttttaaaTGCCCTTCCGTTTATTGGGCTTTTTACTTGTAACTCTATCTTCCCCTTTTTATGGCACTTGGAATCCGTTGCTTCGAACACGTATGTTGATTCTAATTTCTTATGGTCCCATTTATTTGACGAGATTGTTACCTTTCGATTTTTTAGCCccctttttttgtcatttgaacGGGCTTTGTTGGTTTGAGAACCACGTTTGTAAGTAGGGTCCTACTTTTTCGTTAGACCGTCATCTATTGGACCGTCTGTATTATAGGTCCGTTAGTTCTAGGACTTGGTCCATACgatgatattttcatctatttgATCGTCAGCTTTTTAGCCTCCGTTAGtcccttagccttgatgtctttgacatcctttttggcccgtcagctttttaagcctttGGTGTATCTAATCACCTTCATTAGTCCTTTGTTTTTTAGGACCtcgtccatatgatgattgtttcatcttttggaccgtcggctttttagatttcccggaccgtcggccttagccttgatgtcctTGACATCCTTTTTGgtccgtcagctttttaagccctggtgtatttaacaccttcaCTAGTCCTTTGTTTTTTAGGACCTTGTCCATACGATGATTGTTTCATCCTTGGGACCGtcggctttttagatttcccggaccggctgccttagccttgatgtcctTGACATCTTTTTGGTCCGTCAGTTTTTTAAGCCCTGGTGTATTTAACACCCTCACTAGTCCTTTGTTTTTTAGGACCTTGTCCATACGATGATTGTTTCATCCTTGGGACCGtcggctttttagatttcccggACCGGCTGCCTTAGCCATGATGTCCTTGACATCTTTTTGgtccgtcagctttttaagccctggtgtatttaacaccttcaCTAGTCCTTTGTTTTTTAGGACCTTGTTCATACgatgattgtttcatctttGGGACCGTCGACTTTTTAGATTTCCtggaccgtcggccttagccttgatgtcctTGACATCTTTTTGGTCCGTATGTTAGTAGACCGTGGAAGCAAAATACACTTTAGTAATTTCCgaaaaactcctcttattgccatgcattcaaataaaagtaataaaaaccAAGTCCCTTGggctaaaaaagaagaattgttgcaaaagattaaagtaaatgatagttctgaggagtgagactaaagtcttgctggaatgtaaaataaaaaattgaacttcgtgctgtcgctcctactggtagtatcttcgtaggtgctcggtgttccacgggtgcggcagtttctttccttccaatgtctctagatggtatgtgcctttcctttgccacgacgtaactctgtagggtccttcccagttggggccgagtttcccttgggcagggtccctagcggcgcccatgacctttctaagaacaaggtctccaacctggaagtccctgtgtcgaacccgagagttgtagtgtttagccatacggtcctggtaccgagcgagcctttgttctgctgTTGCCCTGATTTCGTCTATTAGGTCCAACTGTAGCCGCATAGCctcgtcatttttgttttcatcgtggttgtgcaccctgtagcttgtgagcccaacttctgctggaATGACCGCTTCGCCTCCATACGTTagtcggaatggtgtttctcctgtgggtgtccttgctgtcgtcctgtaagcccataatatgcttggcaattcatcgggccatataccctttgccccctcgagcc contains the following coding sequences:
- the LOC115959477 gene encoding uncharacterized protein LOC115959477, whose translation is MTSAIGWYGPLIDLSEASLHVGDFVQLLVFVHRSTPTVQYKLSKGGGGGDHVIRTEIQVGDNTRPFFPVSLWHKQMQLSTPGDVILLQNVKIAKFGDFVEARTVQCSSLQCLIHPHESILSKGVDDLIANCRVGTTTKEKLTRVIEWLQRSGSTLCNLNVHSDQKKGHFLRNWKVLEEMKSRDCYSLSEVTHLSNSCKAVFHASVGEIFLPFTQKPLGDSEKEKMFISRRLYKTGDTSLVEDLICTGCQLCGSPLDLEYSKSMFEQNSIPRYCSESSNRLHAVSLIYRPLMLYVWDESEYLPLLVRNKAAEILFGNIRAERVYLCYREEKHDWQPDPKDVHKDRHFCTRVSNHPKAAAGFPGSFSSDPEMSLKGKGKQSCDKKMNLYFIWLFFLKLLLQQGKNSPLKFEVTVNASLDRENGRFQMVSMSMPCFRAK
- the LOC115961001 gene encoding uncharacterized protein LOC115961001, whose translation is MSGQEKHLEDCSVSNALGTWVFSVAGALLAIPVGIKRKSPAPLVFFGTTGTMLDIIMGITACEREHAERQMQLLEAQNSAADASLAETGAES
- the LOC115961000 gene encoding uncharacterized protein LOC115961000, which gives rise to MEAAKQRVRAAAARKKEEEKAKGKEGASTPHSSLKSSVKRKADGKDDPPSKKVAVSAGDVPSTKSPPKSGHGAGKGVMTSSGPVIEGPRCLLTHKDYAVEGVESLIKQTDLDPCAQLGTEDLGASAFFDIARALVRVKALQDRCVAKEGVVSRVRRHNANLMDQQAQYKEAVRLLNSELKDVKEKLGEAEGQQKKLEEEVSSLRAQVETAGTDAVQKFKTTQSFIDSCADYYGTGFDDCLKQVASAYPELDLSGITMDASVPMTPARETVADKGDGPLSLDSLLNDAGVILAQPAVTIPAESSDAAQIAKDKADRVSKDVPAT